One part of the Hyalangium ruber genome encodes these proteins:
- a CDS encoding B-box zinc finger protein translates to MNHFPPEGATCPGHPEAPATWTCGRCGSFMCAECERRTRPEARPMCPACWELRGRNVTVNQARSGTGLQTAGLVLGVISLIPMCVAIQIASLVLNIVALVKSKEPPADKVRWQPITGLILTAVGLVATVLIAVLN, encoded by the coding sequence ATGAATCACTTCCCACCGGAGGGGGCGACCTGCCCCGGCCATCCGGAAGCGCCCGCGACCTGGACGTGTGGCCGCTGCGGCTCGTTCATGTGCGCCGAGTGCGAGCGCCGCACCCGCCCCGAGGCACGCCCCATGTGCCCCGCGTGCTGGGAGCTGCGCGGCCGCAACGTCACGGTGAATCAGGCACGGAGTGGCACGGGGCTACAGACAGCCGGGCTGGTGCTGGGCGTCATCTCGCTCATCCCCATGTGCGTGGCCATCCAGATCGCCTCGCTCGTCCTCAACATCGTCGCCCTGGTGAAGAGCAAGGAACCTCCCGCCGACAAGGTTCGCTGGCAACCCATCACCGGGCTGATTCTCACGGCGGTGGGGCTGGTAGCGACCGTTCTGATCGCCGTGCTGAACTAG
- a CDS encoding gluconate 2-dehydrogenase subunit 3 family protein produces MARKRSASGPLSRRSFIQRLTFFGGGVVLLGPTACKRSSQEEPAAPPSKPVPTGASPHGTFSGLEFATVAAAAERVLPRDEDPGAKDANVPAYIDRMLQTPEMKRMKGDFLQGLSALERRARSMFKKGFTEATPEQQDELLTLFKDSGPGTGEAHFYELLVVLTLEGFLGDPSYGGNTERVGWRLVGFDAVGTVAMAPPEGYDGPKCLRECGDHR; encoded by the coding sequence ATGGCTCGCAAGCGCTCCGCGTCCGGTCCCCTCTCCCGGCGCTCCTTCATCCAGCGGCTCACCTTCTTCGGCGGAGGCGTGGTGCTGCTCGGCCCCACCGCCTGCAAGCGCTCCTCTCAGGAGGAGCCCGCCGCGCCACCGTCGAAGCCCGTGCCCACGGGTGCCTCTCCCCACGGCACCTTCAGTGGGCTGGAGTTCGCCACCGTGGCCGCCGCCGCCGAGCGCGTGCTGCCTCGCGACGAGGATCCCGGTGCGAAGGACGCGAACGTCCCCGCCTACATCGACCGCATGCTGCAGACGCCGGAGATGAAGCGGATGAAGGGCGATTTCCTCCAGGGCCTGTCCGCCCTGGAGCGCCGCGCGCGGAGCATGTTCAAGAAGGGGTTCACCGAGGCCACGCCCGAGCAGCAGGACGAGCTGCTCACCCTCTTCAAGGACAGCGGGCCCGGCACCGGCGAGGCGCACTTCTACGAGCTGCTGGTGGTGCTCACGCTGGAGGGCTTCCTGGGAGACCCCTCCTACGGCGGCAACACGGAGCGGGTGGGCTGGCGCCTGGTGGGCTTCGACGCCGTGGGCACGGTGGCCATGGCGCCCCCCGAGGGCTACGACGGGCCCAAGTGCCTGCGCGAGTGTGGTGACCACCGATGA
- a CDS encoding GMC family oxidoreductase produces the protein MTKEAVDVCIIGSGAGGAPMALELGRAGFKVVVLEKGAHYRPQDFVHDEILNSRRNFFMPLPWDEPHLVRQGATGRYERTNSAWTANCVGGGTVHMSGYFYRLKPVDFRLRSTLGDIKGANLADWPISYEEFAPFYDKAETELGVSGEARPHPFAEPRSGPYPLPPLDVHPIAKEIDRVCQEMKWHPLVTARGILSKPYKGRAACSYCALCGSYGCEVGAKSGTNASLIPQALATGNVELRPKCMARTIEVDKDGKAKSVVYLDPDGVEQEQPAKLIVVSCTAVESARLLLNSTSSRFPKGLANGSGLVGRNLIFSSFGESRATFRVSKQKASRPWLTAPDPFINRSIQDFYLMPDERFGFRKGGTMGFMWTHPNPIFAAVGMAGSGKEGVFGKELKDRMRAYRDSRILQFEVYGEFLPTPGTYVTVEPSVKDKYGIPVAGITLDRHPMDFAATRFLVERGEEVLMRLDPDDLERVGVAGETTILQHGTCRFGKDPATSVLDKDCRAHEVPNLYVVDGSFMPSAGGVTTTLTIAANSFRVAHNLVRKLKKG, from the coding sequence ATGACGAAAGAGGCGGTGGACGTCTGCATCATCGGCAGCGGCGCGGGCGGAGCCCCCATGGCGCTGGAGCTGGGCCGCGCGGGCTTCAAGGTCGTCGTGCTGGAGAAGGGCGCGCACTACCGGCCCCAGGACTTCGTCCACGACGAGATCCTCAACAGCCGCCGCAACTTCTTCATGCCGCTGCCGTGGGATGAGCCGCACCTGGTGCGCCAGGGGGCCACCGGCCGCTACGAGCGCACCAACAGCGCGTGGACGGCCAACTGCGTGGGCGGCGGCACCGTTCACATGAGCGGCTACTTCTACCGGCTCAAGCCGGTGGACTTCCGTCTGCGCTCCACGCTGGGAGATATCAAGGGCGCCAACCTCGCCGACTGGCCCATCTCGTACGAGGAGTTCGCGCCCTTCTACGACAAGGCGGAGACGGAGCTGGGCGTGTCCGGCGAGGCCCGGCCCCACCCCTTCGCCGAGCCTCGCAGCGGCCCCTACCCGCTGCCCCCGCTGGACGTACACCCCATCGCCAAGGAGATCGACCGGGTGTGCCAGGAGATGAAGTGGCACCCCCTGGTCACCGCGCGCGGCATCCTCAGCAAGCCCTATAAAGGACGCGCGGCGTGCTCGTACTGCGCGCTGTGCGGCAGCTACGGCTGCGAGGTGGGCGCCAAGAGTGGCACCAACGCCAGCCTCATTCCCCAGGCGCTGGCCACCGGCAACGTGGAGCTGCGCCCCAAGTGCATGGCGCGCACCATCGAGGTGGACAAGGACGGCAAGGCCAAGAGCGTCGTCTACCTGGACCCCGACGGCGTGGAGCAGGAGCAGCCCGCCAAGCTCATCGTGGTGTCCTGCACGGCGGTGGAGAGCGCCCGGCTGCTGCTCAACTCCACCTCCTCGCGCTTCCCCAAGGGGCTGGCCAACGGCAGCGGGCTGGTGGGGCGCAACCTCATCTTCAGCTCGTTCGGCGAGTCGCGCGCCACCTTCCGTGTCTCCAAGCAGAAGGCCTCGCGGCCGTGGCTCACCGCGCCGGATCCGTTCATCAACCGCAGCATCCAGGACTTCTACCTGATGCCGGATGAGCGCTTCGGCTTCCGCAAGGGCGGGACCATGGGGTTCATGTGGACGCACCCCAACCCCATCTTCGCCGCGGTGGGCATGGCGGGCTCCGGCAAGGAGGGCGTCTTCGGCAAGGAGCTCAAGGACCGGATGCGGGCCTACCGCGACTCGCGCATCCTCCAGTTCGAGGTGTATGGCGAGTTCCTTCCCACGCCGGGCACCTATGTGACGGTGGAGCCGAGCGTGAAGGACAAGTACGGCATCCCCGTGGCGGGCATCACCCTGGACCGGCACCCGATGGACTTCGCCGCCACGCGCTTCCTCGTCGAGCGAGGCGAGGAGGTGCTGATGCGGCTGGACCCGGACGACCTGGAGCGCGTCGGCGTCGCCGGGGAGACGACCATCCTCCAGCACGGCACGTGCCGCTTCGGCAAGGACCCGGCCACCTCCGTGCTGGACAAGGACTGCCGCGCGCACGAGGTGCCCAACCTCTACGTGGTGGACGGCAGCTTCATGCCGAGCGCCGGCGGCGTCACCACGACGCTGACCATCGCCGCCAACAGCTTCCGCGTGGCCCACAACCTCGTGCGCAAGCTCAAGAAGGGCTGA
- a CDS encoding ATP-binding protein produces MPVTSRWVPLLVFTSVCLVVLGGMAALTLRRSGQALELLIADDARDLYVVQKLQNDSEHASRKARAFLFTGEERFLREMRETRVAIEQDLEEAHAVIDSPQGRRLLALIVQAQYASWRELEIAIEERRQGDIEEAIRRVLEDVQPHRDALDRAFAELVEYKHVRLERHHAIEAGENRFSFLLVLGLLGLTLLVTGSLGSYLRRATAHEARELALRRKAEEALRQAHARILGILEESGVAFYALDTQWRLTYVNQVAEPLLHKQREELVGRNLWEVFPEAVGTVVWHHFHRVLETRVPAHFEIWYEPLKLWAEVRAQPGAEGLSVYFLDITARKQAEMEVRDAAEKYQALTSASFDGLIIHDNGLILEANESHCRMFGYSHEEVVGSSVSRFIAPEDVEHVLRVTQSGVPVPYEASGLRKDGTRLHVEVITRYLDYRGKRVRAAAMRDITERKRMLDYEQRLLGIVGHDLRSPLAAILASVDLMLRRGTLEESQTRPLLRIRRSAERMRGLLGTLLDYTRERAGAGVPIAPVPVCIHDVGTRVLEDLRAAYPERLLECEAQGDTCGRWDPVRLEQVTTNLLDNALKYGEPGRPVRVSYRDAGAHVVFTVHNEGPPISPELLQHLFEPFRRGEQSETTVRQSAGLGLFIVKCIVKAHGGDIHVTSTPEGGTTFTVLLPRQPPAWGSPADAGNPEEALSPS; encoded by the coding sequence ATGCCTGTCACGAGTCGCTGGGTGCCGCTGCTCGTCTTCACCTCCGTGTGTCTGGTGGTCCTGGGGGGCATGGCGGCGCTCACCCTGAGGCGATCGGGGCAGGCGTTGGAGCTCCTCATCGCGGATGACGCCAGGGACTTGTACGTCGTCCAGAAGCTCCAGAACGACAGCGAGCACGCCTCCCGGAAGGCCCGCGCTTTTCTCTTCACGGGCGAGGAGCGCTTCCTGCGGGAGATGCGGGAGACGCGCGTGGCCATCGAGCAGGACCTGGAAGAGGCGCACGCCGTCATCGACTCCCCCCAAGGCAGGCGGTTGCTCGCGCTCATCGTACAGGCCCAGTACGCGTCCTGGCGGGAGCTGGAGATCGCCATCGAGGAGCGTCGCCAGGGCGATATCGAGGAGGCCATCCGACGCGTGCTCGAGGATGTGCAGCCGCACCGGGATGCGCTCGATCGAGCCTTCGCGGAGCTGGTGGAGTACAAGCACGTGCGGCTGGAGCGCCACCATGCCATCGAGGCGGGGGAGAACCGCTTCAGCTTCCTGCTGGTGCTCGGCTTGCTGGGGCTCACCTTGCTCGTTACCGGCTCCCTGGGGAGCTACCTGCGCCGGGCGACGGCGCACGAGGCCCGCGAGCTCGCCTTGCGCCGCAAGGCCGAGGAGGCGCTGCGCCAGGCGCACGCGCGCATCCTCGGCATCCTGGAGGAGAGCGGCGTGGCCTTCTACGCTCTCGACACGCAGTGGCGCCTGACTTACGTCAACCAAGTCGCCGAGCCGCTGCTCCACAAGCAGCGCGAGGAGCTGGTGGGCAGGAACCTGTGGGAGGTGTTCCCCGAAGCCGTGGGGACCGTCGTCTGGCACCACTTCCACCGCGTGCTCGAGACACGTGTCCCGGCGCACTTCGAGATCTGGTACGAGCCCCTGAAGCTCTGGGCGGAGGTGCGGGCCCAGCCTGGCGCCGAGGGGCTGTCGGTGTACTTCCTGGACATCACCGCCCGGAAGCAGGCGGAGATGGAGGTGCGCGACGCCGCGGAGAAATACCAGGCGCTGACGAGCGCGAGCTTCGATGGCCTGATCATCCACGACAACGGCCTCATCCTGGAGGCGAACGAGTCGCACTGCCGGATGTTCGGCTATTCGCACGAGGAGGTGGTGGGCAGCTCGGTCTCGCGCTTCATCGCGCCGGAGGACGTGGAGCACGTCCTGCGCGTCACCCAGTCGGGTGTGCCGGTGCCGTACGAGGCGAGCGGTCTACGAAAGGACGGCACCCGCCTCCACGTGGAGGTCATCACCCGCTATCTCGACTACCGAGGCAAGCGGGTGCGCGCCGCGGCCATGCGCGACATCACCGAGCGCAAGCGCATGCTCGACTACGAGCAGCGGCTCCTGGGAATCGTCGGCCATGACCTGCGCAGCCCCTTGGCGGCCATCCTCGCCAGCGTGGACCTGATGCTGCGGCGCGGGACGCTCGAGGAGAGCCAGACCCGGCCCCTGCTGCGCATCCGCCGCTCGGCCGAGCGGATGCGGGGGTTGCTGGGCACGCTGCTCGACTACACCCGGGAGCGGGCCGGAGCGGGAGTCCCCATCGCCCCCGTGCCGGTGTGCATCCACGACGTGGGCACTCGGGTGCTCGAGGACCTGCGGGCGGCATACCCGGAGCGGCTGCTCGAGTGTGAGGCCCAGGGAGATACCTGCGGCCGGTGGGATCCGGTGCGGCTGGAGCAGGTGACGACGAACCTGCTGGACAACGCCCTCAAGTACGGCGAGCCGGGCAGGCCCGTGCGGGTCTCCTACCGGGATGCGGGGGCGCACGTGGTGTTCACCGTCCACAACGAGGGTCCGCCCATCTCACCGGAGCTGCTGCAGCACCTGTTCGAGCCGTTCCGCCGCGGCGAGCAGTCGGAGACGACGGTGCGCCAGAGCGCGGGGCTGGGCCTCTTCATCGTCAAGTGCATCGTGAAGGCGCACGGGGGGGACATCCACGTCACGTCCACCCCGGAGGGGGGCACCACCTTCACCGTCCTCCTGCCGCGCCAGCCACCCGCCTGGGGGAGCCCCGCCGACGCGGGCAATCCGGAAGAGGCCCTCAGCCCTTCTTGA
- a CDS encoding long-chain-fatty-acid--CoA ligase, protein MNIAQGLEAAARRRPEHPALRMDALVLTYRELLEAVNRLAVGLGGEGLRAGERVCLFLPNGPEFVIAYFAVLKLGAVAVSVSVMSKAEELRHIVNDSQAAVLLTRRELLPQVPGREQLPTVRLLLAEEAGDGVRSYAELLQRPAAACPVAPVERDTPAAILYTSGTTGRPKGAVLSHGNVVSNVASTRQIVGMRDDDRMLCFLPLFHCFGQNFIMNATLASGATLLLRRRFVPEDVLEVAERHGATVFYGVPTVYMALLHQPHAAQALRAVRYFFSAAAILPVEVERAWHTHTGLHIHEGYGLTETSPSACYNHTHQWRSGSVGTPIEGVEMRVIDEQGQGVPDGELGELCIKGPNVMLGYFNQPEETARALVDGWLRSGDIGYRDAQGYYFLVDRLKDMINVAGFKVWPREVEEVLFRHPKVKESAVVGMPDDYRGEAVKAFIVLKPGEEATAEELREHCREHLSNYKVPRHVEQVEALPKNATGKVLKKELRARESGTR, encoded by the coding sequence ATGAACATCGCCCAGGGCTTGGAGGCGGCGGCGAGGCGCAGGCCGGAGCACCCGGCGCTGCGGATGGATGCGCTCGTGCTCACCTACCGTGAGCTGCTGGAGGCGGTGAACCGCCTGGCGGTGGGCCTGGGAGGCGAGGGCCTGCGTGCGGGTGAGCGGGTGTGCCTGTTCCTGCCCAACGGCCCCGAGTTCGTCATCGCCTACTTCGCGGTGCTGAAGCTGGGGGCGGTGGCCGTCTCGGTCAGCGTCATGTCCAAGGCCGAGGAGCTGCGGCACATCGTGAACGACTCCCAGGCCGCGGTGCTCCTCACGCGTCGGGAGCTGCTGCCCCAGGTGCCCGGGCGGGAACAGCTCCCCACGGTTCGGCTGCTGCTGGCGGAGGAGGCGGGGGACGGAGTGCGCTCCTACGCCGAGCTGCTCCAGCGCCCGGCGGCCGCCTGTCCGGTGGCGCCGGTGGAGCGGGACACGCCGGCGGCCATCCTCTATACGTCCGGGACGACGGGCCGGCCCAAGGGGGCGGTGCTCTCGCACGGCAACGTGGTGTCGAACGTGGCCTCCACGCGGCAAATCGTCGGGATGCGGGATGACGACCGCATGCTGTGCTTCCTGCCGCTGTTCCACTGCTTCGGGCAGAACTTCATCATGAACGCCACGCTGGCGTCGGGGGCGACGCTGCTGTTGCGCCGGCGCTTCGTGCCGGAGGACGTGCTGGAGGTGGCCGAGCGCCACGGGGCCACCGTCTTCTATGGCGTGCCCACGGTGTACATGGCGCTGCTGCACCAGCCGCACGCGGCCCAGGCGCTGCGCGCGGTGCGCTACTTCTTCTCGGCGGCGGCCATCCTCCCGGTGGAGGTGGAGCGGGCGTGGCACACGCACACCGGGCTGCACATCCACGAGGGGTACGGGCTGACGGAGACGTCTCCCTCGGCCTGCTACAACCACACGCACCAGTGGCGCAGCGGCTCGGTGGGCACGCCCATCGAGGGCGTGGAGATGCGCGTCATCGACGAGCAGGGCCAGGGGGTGCCGGACGGGGAGCTGGGGGAGCTCTGCATCAAGGGCCCCAACGTGATGCTGGGCTACTTCAACCAGCCGGAGGAGACGGCGCGGGCGCTGGTGGACGGCTGGCTGCGCAGCGGGGACATCGGCTACCGGGACGCGCAGGGCTACTACTTCCTGGTGGACCGGCTGAAGGACATGATCAACGTGGCCGGCTTCAAGGTCTGGCCGCGCGAGGTGGAGGAGGTGCTCTTCCGCCACCCGAAGGTGAAGGAGAGCGCGGTGGTGGGGATGCCGGACGACTACCGGGGCGAGGCGGTAAAGGCCTTCATCGTCCTCAAGCCGGGGGAGGAGGCCACGGCCGAGGAGCTGCGGGAGCACTGCCGCGAGCACCTGTCCAACTACAAGGTGCCGCGCCACGTGGAGCAGGTGGAGGCGCTGCCCAAGAACGCCACGGGCAAGGTGCTCAAGAAGGAGCTGCGGGCCCGTGAGTCCGGAACGCGGTAG
- a CDS encoding cell-cell cohesion protein MtsF has protein sequence MLKPAYLLPLALLLLTACPSDGDDDTPDAGGELPPDLCNNPAEALSMPECELVLGQEVERFISAPNDQDWYSVRIPANANARTLVRVTAGYRVPSTAVNLAVGVLRENETALARQVDQHGQGAPRPVEIILPFSEPNARLLLLLGDEPALISRPNFDARAPYFVKVDVLENPDANEPNDTPEQATALTLAPQNGVEVATQSGFLSTGGDVDRFSFTVPAGKIAYVRLSAPELTPPSAYRLSYVLVRPDGTAEDEGVVANTRLAVDLATARKVRSAGPWTVLVRGYRPPNETGTIPGDLRLQYQLEVRVMDEQDAQDTNNDNNSYERPVVRTIGGAPGATTSFTGRLGSVPDTDWYGVDVPVFDKPSVLYYRLVPGTGGGRFPPLPGLVDRQVNVLTQVSAGTVEDSRVACATNAQVCPKGYGEVPAARSLVESFCGGTVPLCLQSAREEDSNFPNLRNFEGAIPVPAHGATARYLFGVQDTGNNWADDRDYVLQVTWLADQDDADRAPTGTEQPTPLTFANDTNGTTFPVPPGNATALNGVLTHGFGRLQADDRTTGRGVRGPRDYDAVPSDVDSYLLSIEGSQPAPQDRAWALQWTVQHLPDGGMPHGLALDLTFCDGDRMDSGVCTPVSTGSRNSPLTLAYRGEPLRAWHTPSGTLSGLQPLYSRQVVGNSTVFTVQPYACSCLEPRFVRGGTVRVDVSATERESYERVNYSVRTAYTAYPQSYATDGGMRMCPAPQQDGGTALPDGGTSPTTWAPGCRFTVQP, from the coding sequence ATGCTCAAACCAGCCTACCTGCTGCCGCTCGCGCTCCTGCTGCTCACCGCCTGCCCCTCGGATGGGGATGACGACACGCCGGATGCCGGGGGCGAGCTCCCTCCGGACCTGTGCAACAACCCCGCCGAGGCGCTCTCGATGCCTGAGTGCGAGCTGGTCCTGGGCCAGGAGGTGGAGCGCTTCATCTCCGCCCCGAATGATCAGGACTGGTACAGCGTGCGCATCCCCGCGAACGCGAACGCGCGCACGCTGGTGCGCGTGACGGCGGGCTACCGGGTGCCCAGCACGGCGGTGAACCTGGCGGTGGGCGTGCTGCGCGAGAACGAGACCGCGCTGGCGCGGCAGGTGGATCAGCACGGCCAGGGAGCGCCCCGGCCGGTGGAGATCATCCTTCCCTTCAGCGAGCCCAACGCGCGGCTGCTGCTCTTGCTGGGCGATGAGCCGGCCCTCATCAGCCGGCCCAACTTCGACGCGCGCGCGCCCTACTTCGTGAAGGTGGACGTCCTGGAGAACCCTGACGCCAACGAGCCCAATGACACGCCCGAGCAGGCCACGGCGCTCACGCTCGCCCCGCAGAACGGCGTGGAGGTCGCCACCCAGAGCGGCTTCCTGTCCACGGGAGGTGACGTGGACCGCTTCTCGTTCACCGTCCCCGCGGGAAAGATCGCCTACGTGCGGCTGAGCGCGCCCGAGCTGACGCCCCCGTCGGCCTACCGGCTCTCCTATGTGCTGGTGCGCCCGGACGGCACGGCCGAGGACGAGGGCGTCGTGGCCAACACGCGCCTGGCCGTGGACCTGGCCACCGCGCGCAAGGTGCGGAGCGCCGGCCCCTGGACGGTGCTGGTGCGGGGCTACCGGCCTCCCAATGAGACCGGCACCATTCCGGGAGACCTGCGGCTCCAGTACCAGCTCGAGGTCCGGGTGATGGACGAGCAGGACGCGCAGGACACCAACAACGACAACAACAGCTACGAGCGGCCGGTGGTGCGCACCATCGGCGGCGCGCCGGGAGCCACCACCTCCTTCACGGGTCGCCTCGGCTCGGTGCCGGACACGGACTGGTACGGGGTGGACGTGCCCGTCTTCGACAAGCCCAGCGTGCTGTACTACCGGCTGGTGCCGGGCACGGGCGGAGGGCGCTTCCCGCCGCTGCCGGGCCTGGTCGATCGCCAGGTGAACGTGCTCACCCAGGTGTCGGCGGGGACGGTGGAGGACTCGCGCGTCGCCTGCGCCACCAACGCACAGGTCTGCCCCAAGGGTTATGGCGAAGTGCCCGCCGCGCGGTCATTGGTGGAGTCCTTCTGCGGCGGCACCGTGCCGCTGTGCCTCCAGTCCGCGCGCGAGGAGGATTCGAACTTCCCCAACCTGCGCAACTTCGAGGGTGCCATCCCCGTGCCCGCGCACGGCGCGACGGCGCGCTACCTCTTTGGTGTCCAGGACACGGGCAACAACTGGGCGGATGACCGGGACTACGTGCTGCAGGTGACCTGGCTGGCGGACCAGGACGACGCCGACCGCGCCCCCACGGGCACCGAGCAGCCCACGCCGCTCACCTTCGCGAATGACACCAATGGCACCACCTTCCCGGTGCCGCCCGGCAACGCCACGGCGCTCAATGGCGTGCTCACCCACGGCTTTGGCCGCCTGCAGGCGGATGACCGCACCACGGGCCGGGGTGTCCGGGGGCCGAGGGACTATGACGCCGTCCCCTCGGACGTGGACAGCTACCTCTTGTCCATCGAGGGCAGCCAGCCGGCGCCGCAAGACCGTGCCTGGGCGCTTCAGTGGACGGTGCAGCACCTGCCGGACGGTGGGATGCCGCACGGGCTGGCGTTGGACTTGACCTTCTGTGATGGGGACCGGATGGACAGCGGAGTCTGTACGCCGGTGTCCACGGGCAGCCGGAACAGCCCGCTGACACTGGCCTACCGGGGCGAGCCGCTGCGGGCCTGGCACACGCCCAGCGGCACCTTGAGTGGGCTGCAGCCGCTCTACTCGAGGCAGGTGGTGGGCAACTCCACCGTCTTCACCGTGCAGCCCTACGCCTGCTCGTGCCTGGAGCCGCGCTTCGTGCGCGGCGGCACCGTGCGCGTGGACGTCAGCGCCACCGAGCGCGAGTCCTACGAGCGGGTGAACTACAGCGTGCGCACCGCGTACACCGCCTATCCGCAGAGCTACGCCACCGATGGGGGCATGCGCATGTGTCCGGCGCCGCAACAGGATGGTGGCACGGCCCTGCCGGATGGGGGCACCTCGCCCACCACGTGGGCGCCGGGTTGCCGCTTCACGGTTCAGCCGTGA
- a CDS encoding VWA domain-containing protein, with product MNARAYLAVAWVVGVIAAVACTDSYLYDERRDEQVPVDRAVAFEGRFCTVSANEVVRPIKIVVALDASQSMTVSDPDGTRALALIDLIENLPTDPEVFVAVVLFAGSTTAFLTKDAFNQDGFAQVASLTEAQKLNLTRTLLNFRNPSNAPNRDSTDFVKPLADIYSLINSDIAASRQAPGGAQALAQARYSVIFLSDGKPSNDQDDELLQGDAVVRIRQLRDLVEDVRVNTVHVFNPTQPVSSVCDLTGDGGCPLLIINQNADRLEKMSQLGGGNFRDFRNNEPINFLNFNFGQVRRAFIVKELVASNFNAPPSSPLGEADSDGDGLTDAEEAEEGTNPNRVDTDGDGFSDGVEVRFSRQGVDFNPTQTALPDGGGLDPGCPPPLRASDTDCDGLLDCDEQFIGTNANVVDSDRDGVPDGVEWRGGTQGSSNDLDEDPDNDGLDSRAELRLHTNPVKVDTAHLSVDGYRYSMEAEGPPDELGRQCYNFRVDNVLLAPTGPDITDAGMDGGVGLPLDGGLTLLRGAGYNDLWLSVAMIPADDPTARSITRFYRYQTARYPLGGIKSPVDGVIRVEPEDFLSACPGIPDATQNP from the coding sequence GTGAACGCACGGGCGTACCTGGCGGTGGCGTGGGTGGTGGGAGTCATCGCGGCGGTGGCCTGTACGGACTCCTACCTCTATGACGAGCGCCGCGACGAGCAGGTGCCGGTGGATCGCGCGGTGGCCTTCGAGGGGCGCTTCTGCACGGTGAGCGCCAACGAGGTGGTGCGCCCCATCAAGATCGTCGTCGCCCTGGACGCCAGCCAGTCCATGACGGTGAGCGATCCGGACGGCACGCGCGCCCTGGCGTTGATCGACCTCATCGAGAACCTGCCGACCGACCCGGAAGTCTTCGTCGCGGTGGTGCTCTTCGCGGGCAGCACCACGGCGTTCCTCACCAAGGACGCGTTCAACCAGGACGGCTTCGCGCAGGTGGCCAGCCTCACCGAGGCGCAGAAGCTCAACCTCACGCGAACGCTGCTCAACTTCCGCAACCCCAGCAACGCGCCGAACCGGGACTCGACGGACTTCGTCAAGCCGCTGGCGGACATCTACTCGTTGATCAACTCGGACATCGCCGCCAGCCGCCAGGCGCCCGGTGGGGCGCAGGCGCTGGCCCAGGCGCGCTACTCGGTCATCTTCCTGTCGGACGGAAAGCCCAGCAACGACCAGGACGACGAGCTGCTCCAGGGTGACGCGGTGGTGCGCATCCGCCAGCTGAGGGACCTGGTGGAGGACGTGCGCGTCAACACCGTACACGTCTTCAACCCCACGCAGCCGGTCAGCTCGGTCTGTGACTTGACGGGCGACGGGGGCTGCCCGCTGCTCATCATCAACCAGAACGCGGACCGCCTGGAGAAGATGTCGCAGCTGGGCGGAGGCAACTTCCGGGACTTCCGCAACAACGAGCCCATCAACTTCCTGAACTTCAATTTTGGCCAGGTGCGGCGCGCCTTCATCGTGAAGGAGCTGGTGGCCTCGAACTTCAACGCGCCCCCCTCCAGCCCCTTGGGCGAGGCGGACTCGGACGGCGACGGCCTCACCGACGCGGAGGAGGCGGAAGAGGGCACCAACCCCAACCGCGTGGACACCGACGGCGACGGCTTCAGCGACGGGGTGGAGGTGCGCTTCAGCCGCCAGGGCGTGGACTTCAATCCCACCCAGACGGCGCTGCCGGACGGCGGCGGCCTGGATCCGGGCTGCCCTCCGCCGCTGCGCGCCTCGGACACCGACTGTGACGGGCTGCTGGACTGCGACGAGCAGTTCATCGGCACCAACGCCAACGTGGTGGACAGCGACCGGGACGGAGTGCCCGACGGCGTGGAGTGGCGCGGCGGTACGCAGGGCTCCAGCAATGATTTGGACGAGGACCCGGACAACGACGGGCTCGACAGCCGCGCCGAGCTGCGCCTGCACACCAACCCGGTGAAGGTGGACACCGCCCACCTGTCCGTGGACGGCTACCGCTACTCCATGGAGGCCGAGGGGCCGCCGGATGAGCTGGGTCGCCAGTGCTACAACTTCCGCGTGGACAACGTGCTGCTGGCGCCCACCGGGCCGGACATCACGGACGCCGGGATGGATGGTGGCGTGGGCCTGCCCCTGGATGGTGGGCTGACGCTGCTGCGCGGGGCGGGCTACAACGATCTCTGGCTCTCGGTGGCGATGATCCCCGCCGACGATCCGACCGCGCGATCCATCACCCGGTTCTACCGCTACCAGACCGCGCGCTATCCCCTGGGCGGAATCAAGTCCCCCGTGGATGGCGTCATCCGCGTCGAGCCGGAGGACTTCCTCTCCGCGTGCCCCGGTATCCCGGACGCGACCCAGAACCCCTGA